In Fluviicola taffensis DSM 16823, the following are encoded in one genomic region:
- the dnaA gene encoding chromosomal replication initiator protein DnaA, with protein MSANHDAIWNSCLKVIKDNLPIQAYKTWFEPIVPVKLENNVLTIQVPSHFFYEWLEEHYITLLKKVIKKELGQEGHLEYSIVMENSASNSNPYTVKLPASNKKAVKNAPMNMPLNISDNPIKNPFIIPGLKKVNVDSNLNPAYSFENFVEGDCNRLARSAGYAVANKPGGTAFNPLLIYGGVGLGKTHLAHSIGIGVKNQFPNKTVLYVSSEKFAHQFIDAVRNQTTNDFIHFYQMIDVLIIDDVQFFSGKEKTQDVFFHIFNHLHQNGKQIILTSDKPPVEMQGMEQRLLSRFKWGLSADLSTPDLETRIAIMEKKMYGSGIELPREVVEYLAYSINTNIREMEGAMTSLLAQASLNKKAITLDLAKQMIDKFVKNTAREVSIDYIQKVVCDYFDLPIEMLKSKTRKREVVQARQISMYFSKKMTKSSLASIGAHCGGKDHATVLHACRTVLNLSETDKQFRVYLEDLEKKLTIQ; from the coding sequence ATGAGTGCCAACCATGACGCTATTTGGAATTCCTGTCTGAAAGTTATCAAAGACAATTTGCCGATTCAAGCTTACAAAACTTGGTTCGAGCCAATTGTACCAGTTAAACTAGAAAACAACGTTCTGACAATACAAGTTCCATCTCACTTTTTTTACGAATGGTTGGAAGAGCATTACATTACTTTATTGAAAAAAGTAATTAAAAAAGAACTCGGGCAAGAGGGACATTTAGAATATAGCATTGTGATGGAAAATTCTGCTAGTAATTCAAATCCTTACACGGTGAAACTTCCAGCTTCCAACAAGAAAGCGGTTAAGAATGCACCTATGAATATGCCTTTGAACATCAGTGACAATCCAATTAAGAATCCGTTTATCATTCCTGGACTAAAGAAAGTAAATGTTGATTCAAACTTGAATCCTGCATATTCTTTTGAAAATTTCGTAGAGGGTGATTGCAACCGTTTGGCTCGTTCTGCTGGATATGCGGTAGCAAATAAACCTGGAGGAACAGCTTTTAACCCGTTGTTAATCTACGGCGGAGTTGGGTTAGGAAAAACGCATTTGGCACATTCAATCGGTATTGGTGTGAAAAATCAATTTCCAAACAAAACGGTACTTTACGTTAGTTCAGAGAAATTTGCGCACCAATTTATAGATGCAGTTCGTAATCAAACTACGAATGATTTCATTCATTTTTATCAAATGATTGATGTTTTAATCATTGATGATGTGCAGTTCTTCTCTGGAAAAGAAAAAACACAAGACGTATTCTTCCATATTTTCAACCATTTACACCAAAATGGAAAACAAATTATTTTAACTTCGGACAAACCGCCAGTTGAAATGCAAGGAATGGAGCAACGTTTGTTGTCTCGTTTCAAATGGGGATTGTCTGCTGACCTTTCAACTCCTGATTTAGAAACGCGAATTGCTATCATGGAAAAGAAAATGTATGGTAGTGGTATTGAACTTCCTCGAGAGGTTGTTGAATACTTGGCATACAGTATCAATACAAACATTCGTGAAATGGAAGGCGCTATGACTTCCCTACTTGCTCAAGCTTCTTTAAATAAAAAAGCAATTACGCTTGATTTGGCGAAGCAAATGATTGATAAGTTCGTGAAAAACACAGCTCGTGAAGTTTCTATTGATTACATCCAAAAAGTGGTATGTGATTATTTCGACTTGCCAATTGAGATGTTGAAATCAAAAACACGTAAGCGTGAGGTTGTTCAAGCTCGTCAAATTTCCATGTACTTCTCTAAGAAAATGACTAAATCATCATTGGCTAGTATTGGAGCACATTGTGGAGGAAAAGATCATGCAACAGTTCTTCATGCTTGTAGAACGGTTTTGAATCTTTCAGAGACAGACAAACAATTCCGAGTTTACTTGGAAGACCTTGAAAAGAAATTGACTATTCAATAA
- a CDS encoding thiopeptide-type bacteriocin biosynthesis protein: MSAYYQDIYKREIERYGEETIEFCEKWFEYDSICTIKALSRKQFKDRWEFAILSIDRLLTDFQLSDENKVEFLYDLSNRFNAEFKVDTPLNQGLNVKYRNYSARISELLSEGEIIWDKELNIRSPQSVNLIRDILKVDQNPTTRILPSLVHVLMNRVFLMNQRRYEMIVYHFLHKYYKSSLARKIKNGDFGR, encoded by the coding sequence ATAAGCGCATATTATCAAGATATATACAAGCGCGAAATTGAAAGATATGGAGAGGAAACCATTGAATTTTGTGAAAAATGGTTTGAATATGATAGTATTTGCACCATCAAGGCATTATCAAGAAAACAATTTAAAGATAGGTGGGAATTTGCTATTCTTTCAATAGATCGGCTATTAACAGATTTTCAATTATCGGATGAGAATAAAGTTGAATTTTTATATGACTTGTCAAATAGATTTAATGCTGAATTTAAAGTTGATACTCCATTAAATCAAGGGTTAAATGTAAAGTACAGAAATTATAGTGCTAGAATATCTGAGTTACTTAGTGAGGGTGAAATAATTTGGGATAAAGAACTAAATATACGAAGCCCTCAATCCGTGAATTTGATTCGTGATATTTTAAAAGTAGATCAAAATCCTACCACTAGGATATTACCATCTTTAGTTCACGTGCTTATGAACCGTGTGTTTTTAATGAATCAAAGAAGGTATGAGATGATTGTATACCATTTTTTGCATAAATATTACAAATCAAGTTTAGCTCGAAAAATTAAAAATGGAGATTTTGGGAGGTAA